The Mesorhizobium sp. INR15 region AACAATTCGTCGGCGACCGCCGATCCTTCCGATCCGAATTCCTTCTGGTTGTCGGGCGAATACGTCGCTAGTGGCTGGTGGCAGACATCGGTGGCGCAGGTTGTGATCCAGACGCCGACAGCGAACGTGACTGATCGGCTGAGCAAGGACACTGGCGCCTCGTCCAGCGACACGATCACCAGCAATGCCAAAATCGGCGGCACCGGCGTGGCGAACGCAGTCGTGTCCTTCACCGTCGACGGCAACGCTATCGCGACCACGGTGACAGCCAACGCGGGCGGCGCGTGGACGTTCACGCCCAGTGGGCTCGCGGACGGACCGCATACGATCGTGGCCAGCGAGACCGGTGCGCCGGGGAATCCCTCACCGGCGTCGCTGACGTTCACCCTCGATACCACGACCCCAACGGTGGCGATCGGCAACGTGGGCGGCGCAACCGGCCAGGCGGCGCTGACGGTGACAGGAACTGTCGGCGACCCCGATGTCTCAGGGCCTGGCTCGACAGTCCAGATATTCGACGGCACGACCCAGGTCGGTACGGCGACCGTCCAGGCTGACGGGACCTGGAGCACCGGCATCACCTTGAGCAACGGTACGAACAGCTTGACCGCCAGGAACACGGATCTGGCGGGCAATATGGGGACTAGCGCTCCGGTCACCTACACGATCACGACGCCGTCATCGTCGATCCAGACGACGTTCACAGGCCTCTCCGATCTGTCCGACGATCCGCCGGACAACGGCCTAGCGGTGGGGCCGGGCGGCATTGTGATGGCCGAAGGGCAGCGGGTCGAATGGACAAATCTTGCCGGCGCCGCCGCCACGAACATGTCGGCCTACAGTTTCTTCCCCCCACCTGCCGGCGCAAACTCATGGGTTGGCTCCCTGAAGGACACGTTCAGCGCATACGATGCGGTCAACAACCGCTTCGTCTACAGCAGCGAGAACCTCAATCCTCACTCCAGCCCTGGCAGCACCAACGAAGTGTTTGCGGTTTCCAAGGGTTCGAATCCGAATGATGGCTGGTATTTCGGTTCGATCAGTACCTCGACGACCATCAACGGCGTGGCGACTGAATCCGACGAGCCGACGCTGGCGGTCGACGGAACCAATATCTACATAGCGTCTCCGCAGTACAACGCCTCCGGCCCTGGTTACTTGGGATCGGAACTGTGGGTCATCAGCGACACGGCCGGGGCGGGCGGAGGCATCTACAACGGCGGCACGCCGACCATCATCGCGACCCAACTGACCGACCCCAGCCAAGGCATCTTCCGCGATGCGGCGGGAAACAACGGCAAGACCTATTTCGCCAGCGCCTATGACAACGGCGGCCAAAGCTTCATGGCACTGCAAGTCTACGACGTTGCCACGAACACATTCGGATCGGTCACCAGCATCTCGTTCGGTAATATAGATCAGGGCACCGGCGGCACGACCTACTACGCCCAGCAACAAGGTTCGAACGTGCTTTTGGACGTCAACGACGGCCGGATCGGCAATCTCGTCTACGCCAACGGCTTCCTCTACGGCACGAACGAGATCCAATCTCCGGGATCGAGCGTTCCGAGTGTCCACTGGTTCAAGATCGACGTCAGCAATCCGGCCAGCCCCGTGATGGCGGCACAGGGCACGATATCCGGCGACACCATCGGCGCGAACGTGGCGACCTTCAACGGGTCGATCGCGGTCGATGCGGCCGGAGATGTGATAATCAACTTCAACGCCAGTGGTCCGAACATGCTTCCGTCGGACTACTATGTGCTGGGCAAGACGGACAATCTGTCCTTCGGGTTCACCACCCCGGTTCTCTACCAAGCCAGTTCCCAGCCGTTTGCGCTGGATACCAATCGGTGGGGGAGTAATTCTTCCGCGGTCGTCGATCCCAACAATCCAAACGCCTTCTGGATATCGAGCGAATATATCGCAAACAATTGGTGGCAGACCGCCGTCGCCCAAGTCGCCGTTCAAGGATCGCCGACCGAGCGTTTGCTCAACGACACCGGCGCATCCTCGAGCGACAAAATCACGAGCAATGCCACGCTGGCCGGCACCGGCACCGCGAATGCGGTGGTGCACTTTGTTGTGGACGGGACCGCCATCTCCAGCACGGCGACGGCCGACAGCACGGGAGCCTGGCAATTCACTCCGGTGGGGCTTGCTGACGGGCAGCATACAATCGTCGCAAGCGAGACGGACGCGCTCGGCAATCTCCGATCGGCCTCCTTGACCTTCTCACTCGACACCACGCCTCCGGCGGTGACGATGACCAATGCCGGCGGCACGGCCAGTCAGGCGGCGTTGACAGTGACAGGAACGGTCAGCGACCCCGATGTTTCCGGTCCAGGCGCGACGGTCGCGATATTCGACGGTACGACCCAGGTCGGAACGGCGCCCGTCCAGGCGAACGGAAGTTGGAGCACCAATATCACCTTGACCAACGGCACGAACACCCTGACGGCGCGTGATACGGATTCCGCTGGCAACGTCGGCAGCAGCATGCCGGTCACCTACACCTACCAGGCAGTGGCCCCAGACCATATCGTAATCGTGGTGGAAGAAAATCACGGTTACTCAGATCTAATCGGAAATCCGGCCGCGCCATACATCAATTCGCTCGTCAGTCAGGGCACGCTCTTCACCAATTACCATGCGGTCGCTCACCCGAGCGAGCCAAATTATTTTGCGATATTCTCAGGCTCGACGCAGGGAATCACCACGGACGGCACCTTCTTCTTTCCAACGGCGCCAACGCTAGCGGGCGAGCTGTTGCAAGCTGGCGACAGCTTTGTCGGCTATGCGGAATCCCCTCCGGAACAAGATCACATGCCCTGGGCAAGCTTTGGCGACTCGCAGAACACAGGTCAGGATTTCAGCAACTTCCCGACCGATTTCAGCAAGCTTCCGACCGTCTCCTTCGTCATCCCCAACGTCAACAACGACATGCATGACGGCACGGTCGCCCAGGGCGACCAATGGCTCAGCACCAATCTCAGCGCCTACGTGAATTGGGCTAAAACCCATAACAGCATTCTGGTCCTTACCTCCGACGAAAACGACGGCTCTGGCAACAATCAGGTCGCAACGATCGTCTTGGGCGCAGGTGTCGGGGTGGGACAGAACAGCCAGCTCTTCGACCACTACTCGCTGCTGCATACGATCGAAAACACGTATGGCCTTCCGACGCTGGGCTCGAGTGCCACGGCGCCGATCATGACCTTCGCTCCGGTGAGCACGACAACGGTGACATTGATCTCAGCATCCGGGACGGGGATAGCCAGCGGCAATGGCGACCTGAACGCCGGCAGCACCGTTACGCTGACGGTGAATTTCAGCGGGGCGGTGACGGTCAACGCCGCCGGAGGCTCGCCAAGTCTTCTTCTCAACGACGGCGGCATCGCTGCCTACAGCGGCGGCTCCGGCACGACAGCATTGACCTTCAGTTACATCGTGGCCGCCGGGCAGAACACGCCCGACCTGACCGTCTCTTCGCTCAGCCTGAACGGGTCGATCATCACAGATGGCGCGGGCAACAGCGCTGACCCCTCGGGCGCCACCAACTACAACCCGGCCGGCACATTGCAGATCGACGCGACGATACCGACGATCGCCAGCATCGCCACGTCCGGCACCGGGATAACCAGCGGCAATGGCGACCTGAACGCCGGCAAGACCGTCACGCTGACGGTGAACTTCAGCGAGGCGGTGACGGTCAACGCCGCCGGAGGCTCGCCAAGTCTTCTTCTCAACGACGGCGGCGTCGCTGCCTACAGCGGCGGCTCCGGCACGACGGCATTGACCTTCAGTTACACCGTAGCCTCCGGGCAGAATACGCCCGACCTGACCGTCTCCTCGCTCAGCCTGAACGGGTCGATCATCACAGATGGCGCGGGCAACAGCGCTGATCCCTCGGGCGCCACCAACTACAACCCGGCCGGCACATTGCAGATCGACGCGACGATACCGACGATCGCCAGCATCGCCACGTCCGGCACCGGGATAACCAGCGGCAATGGCGACCTGAACGCGGGCAAGACTGTTACGCTGACCGTGACCTTCAGCAAAGCGGTGACGGTCAACTCCGCGGGAGGCTCGCCAAGACTCCTCCTCGGCGATGGCGGCATCGCTGCCTATAGCGGCGGCTCGGGTACGGCGGCATTGACCTTCAAATACACAGTGGCCGCCGGGCAGAACACGTCCGACCTGACCATATCCTCGTTCGATCTAAACGGATCGGCCATCGCCGATGGCGTAGCCAACAGCGCCATCATCTCCGGCGCCACCAACTACAATCCGGCCGGCACATTGCAGATCGACACGACGATACCGACGATCGCCGGCATCGCGACGTCCGGCGCCGGGATAACCAACGGCAATGGCGACCTGAACGCCGGCAAGACCGTCGCGCTGACTGTCACCTTCAGCGAGGCCGTGACGGTCAACTCCGCCGGAGGTTCGCCAAGGCTTCTTCTCAATGACGGCGGCATCGCGACCTATAGCGGCGGTTCGGGCACGACAGCATTGACCTTCAGCTATACCGTGGCCTCCGGGCAGAATACGCCCGACCTGACCGTATCCTCGCTCAGCCTGAATGGGTCGACCATCGCTGACCCCGCGGGCAACAACGCCAATCTTTCGGGCGCCAACAACTACAATCCGGCCGGGACGCTGCAGATCGACACGGCGGTGCCGACGATCGCATCGATTTCTACCTCCGGCGCGGGAATAGCCAATGGTATTGGCGACCTGAACGCCGGCAAGACCGTCACGCTGGCGGTGAATTTCAGCCAGGCGGTAGCGGTCAACACCGCGGGAGGTTTGCCAAGGCTTCTTCTTAACGACGGTGGAATAGCAACCTACAACGGCGGATCTGGCACGACGGCATTGACCTTCACCTATACCGTTGCCGTCGGCCAGAACACTTCCGACCTGACGGTCTCCTCGTTCAACCTCAACGGCTCGACCGTCACTGATCTAGCAACCAACAATGCCAATCTCTCGGGTGCCAACAACTACAATCCGGCCGGCACACTGCAGATCGACACGACGGTACCAACGGTCGCCATCAACACGATCGCCGGCAACGGCAACGTCAGTGGCTTGGAAGCGTTGACAGGATTCGCCATCAGCGGCACCTCGACCAATGTCGAGAACGGCCAGGTCGTGACGGTCAATATCCGCAACAGCCAGAACATTGTCGTCGACAGCTACACGGCCACCGACCAGAACAATGCCTGGTCCGTGAATGTGACGAGTGCGCAGGCGCAGGCGCTCGCCGACGGCGCCTACACCGTGACGGCCGACGTGGCGGACAAGGCAGGCAATCTCGCACCGCTCGCTACCAGGGCCCTGATCGTCGACGAAGACAAACTGCCCGAAGCGCCGATCCTGGTCATCGCAAACACCGCGCTGACGGTCCAGGCACATGGCTCGATCGCACTTGGAATAACTGCAACTCCCATCGATTCGGACGATAGCGTCACGTTGAAGATCGCGGGCCTGCCGAGCTATGAGACGATCACCGCCCCAAGCGGCTACAGCGTCAGCCGGGCGTTGCAGTTGAACGGCACCTATACGTGGACGATCAGCGAGACCTCCTCCACGATCGGCAAGCCGATCTCAGGACTCGTACTGGCATCCTCCTATGGCGGCACGGGCCATCCCGTCGCCACGCTGACGATCGTTGCGAGCAATACGACCCTTGGCGAAACAGCGAGTTCGACATCGCGGACCATGACGGTTACGGATCCCCCCGCGATCATGACCGGGCCGACATCGAACCTCATTGCCTTGTTCAACCAGTATGTTGCATCGGGCTTTCACGACAACCGATCAGGCGCCGGAGAGATCGTGCAGACATCGCATCTGCAGAGTGGCCACGATGCCCTGGCGTTCCTGGCGACGCCAGGCCATTTCGAGCGCTGAGAGGAACCCGCAGATGTCCTTCGGAGGCCCTGGGATTGGCCAGGAAGACGACCAGGGGCTCGGCGTCCTCGTCATGCTCCTGCAACTCCACGGCGTTGCTGCCGAGGGGCCGCAGATACGCCACAGGCTCGGCCAGGCGCGCATCGGCACAACGGAGATGCTGCGCTGCGCCAAGGACGTCGGGCTCAAGGCGCGCAGCATCAAAACCGCTTGGCCCCGCCTAGCCCGCACGCCCTTGCCGGCCATTGCGGCGCTCAAGGATGGCGGCTTCCTGCTGCTCGGCAAGGCT contains the following coding sequences:
- a CDS encoding S-layer family protein is translated as MASSSQINTLFSGISDISSDPPHNALAVGPNNAVMAEGSKVEWTDLSGGAMNSQSVYQFFGSLGATATNALFDPRAAYDSVNQRYVVTIDNIGSGGAISNVDIAVSRDSNPNDGWYFYSLNTSIMINGQLTAADQPALSLDGTNIYITTPQYGVNVSGFAGTEQWVIGDTTGAGGGIYNGGTMTVVANQVASPNQGIARLVAGNNGQTYYASAENTGSQTLITLQTYNPATNSFGPTTTVSLGNIDQGGGGSDYTAQQQGTSVLLNAGDANIQNLAYSNGFLYGVSEVMSAGSSTPQVHWFKIDVSNPGSPTLVAQGDIPGAAIGSGVATFDGSIAVDQAGDVIINYTASGPGIYPADYYSFMAAADPSGTFSAPVLYQASSSYLANGDGGNVQRWGNNSSATADPSDPNSFWLSGEYVASGWWQTSVAQVVIQTPTANVTDRLSKDTGASSSDTITSNAKIGGTGVANAVVSFTVDGNAIATTVTANAGGAWTFTPSGLADGPHTIVASETGAPGNPSPASLTFTLDTTTPTVAIGNVGGATGQAALTVTGTVGDPDVSGPGSTVQIFDGTTQVGTATVQADGTWSTGITLSNGTNSLTARNTDLAGNMGTSAPVTYTITTPSSSIQTTFTGLSDLSDDPPDNGLAVGPGGIVMAEGQRVEWTNLAGAAATNMSAYSFFPPPAGANSWVGSLKDTFSAYDAVNNRFVYSSENLNPHSSPGSTNEVFAVSKGSNPNDGWYFGSISTSTTINGVATESDEPTLAVDGTNIYIASPQYNASGPGYLGSELWVISDTAGAGGGIYNGGTPTIIATQLTDPSQGIFRDAAGNNGKTYFASAYDNGGQSFMALQVYDVATNTFGSVTSISFGNIDQGTGGTTYYAQQQGSNVLLDVNDGRIGNLVYANGFLYGTNEIQSPGSSVPSVHWFKIDVSNPASPVMAAQGTISGDTIGANVATFNGSIAVDAAGDVIINFNASGPNMLPSDYYVLGKTDNLSFGFTTPVLYQASSQPFALDTNRWGSNSSAVVDPNNPNAFWISSEYIANNWWQTAVAQVAVQGSPTERLLNDTGASSSDKITSNATLAGTGTANAVVHFVVDGTAISSTATADSTGAWQFTPVGLADGQHTIVASETDALGNLRSASLTFSLDTTPPAVTMTNAGGTASQAALTVTGTVSDPDVSGPGATVAIFDGTTQVGTAPVQANGSWSTNITLTNGTNTLTARDTDSAGNVGSSMPVTYTYQAVAPDHIVIVVEENHGYSDLIGNPAAPYINSLVSQGTLFTNYHAVAHPSEPNYFAIFSGSTQGITTDGTFFFPTAPTLAGELLQAGDSFVGYAESPPEQDHMPWASFGDSQNTGQDFSNFPTDFSKLPTVSFVIPNVNNDMHDGTVAQGDQWLSTNLSAYVNWAKTHNSILVLTSDENDGSGNNQVATIVLGAGVGVGQNSQLFDHYSLLHTIENTYGLPTLGSSATAPIMTFAPVSTTTVTLISASGTGIASGNGDLNAGSTVTLTVNFSGAVTVNAAGGSPSLLLNDGGIAAYSGGSGTTALTFSYIVAAGQNTPDLTVSSLSLNGSIITDGAGNSADPSGATNYNPAGTLQIDATIPTIASIATSGTGITSGNGDLNAGKTVTLTVNFSEAVTVNAAGGSPSLLLNDGGVAAYSGGSGTTALTFSYTVASGQNTPDLTVSSLSLNGSIITDGAGNSADPSGATNYNPAGTLQIDATIPTIASIATSGTGITSGNGDLNAGKTVTLTVTFSKAVTVNSAGGSPRLLLGDGGIAAYSGGSGTAALTFKYTVAAGQNTSDLTISSFDLNGSAIADGVANSAIISGATNYNPAGTLQIDTTIPTIAGIATSGAGITNGNGDLNAGKTVALTVTFSEAVTVNSAGGSPRLLLNDGGIATYSGGSGTTALTFSYTVASGQNTPDLTVSSLSLNGSTIADPAGNNANLSGANNYNPAGTLQIDTAVPTIASISTSGAGIANGIGDLNAGKTVTLAVNFSQAVAVNTAGGLPRLLLNDGGIATYNGGSGTTALTFTYTVAVGQNTSDLTVSSFNLNGSTVTDLATNNANLSGANNYNPAGTLQIDTTVPTVAINTIAGNGNVSGLEALTGFAISGTSTNVENGQVVTVNIRNSQNIVVDSYTATDQNNAWSVNVTSAQAQALADGAYTVTADVADKAGNLAPLATRALIVDEDKLPEAPILVIANTALTVQAHGSIALGITATPIDSDDSVTLKIAGLPSYETITAPSGYSVSRALQLNGTYTWTISETSSTIGKPISGLVLASSYGGTGHPVATLTIVASNTTLGETASSTSRTMTVTDPPAIMTGPTSNLIALFNQYVASGFHDNRSGAGEIVQTSHLQSGHDALAFLATPGHFER